ATTTTAGAGATAAAGAAAAAAATGGGTGGCCCGGGGATTTAAAGCTGGTGCAGAAGAATACAACGGAAGTTTTACCAAAGAAAATGCGATCTCAAGTTAAGGATTTCTTTTGCCATCCGCGATGTATCTATTGTATTGATAAATTGAACCGCTATGTAGATATTTCAGTTGGAGATAATTACACAGGTGAAAATACTTACCCAATGGGAAGCAGCTGTGTAATTATTAGAAGTGATTGTGGAATGAAAGCATACCAATCGATAAAAGATACATGTGTCACCTATAATACAAGTATAAAAAAAATAGTTGATAGTCAAGAAGTCTTGAAAAGATTGGAGAATTATCGTTTCACAAGATTTAAATTCTCTAAGGAAAAATTTCAGAGTGTGAAGCTAGGACTTAAATTTTATTACAAATTAATCAAAATAACGTTTGGAAATGAATTTTATGGAAGACAGAATGTAATAAAGTTTTTTATCAAACTTGATGAAATAATTAAAAATGCATTTTGAAACTTAATTGAGAACTTAATTGTTTAGGGTAATATCACGGAATGTAAAGATTAAAAATGAAGAGCGTTTAGTTACTAATGTTCCGAAACTCCTGTGAATTTGCTCACGAGTAAATACTACATCAAACTGTTAGATACAAGCTTGCTAATAAATAATATTATATCAATTCAAGCAGGTTGGTTGTTATTGGAGTCTAGCCCGATATTTTTCTTAATGGCAGAGGTGCCTTGGATGGCATTTATTGAAATAATAAAACTTAGATTATTGTACAAATATGAAAGCAGTGCAGACTTTCAATCTGAGCATAGGTTTTAGGAGTGAGATTATATTATGGAGAGAAACGGTTTAAAAATATCAAAAAATAGGTTACTACTAAATTTGATATTTATATATATTATTTCATTAGGAATTTGGGACTCTTTGACTAATATTTTTATCCCTAACAATATTAGAATTGTATTATGTAGCCTTTCTCTGTTTGTGCTACTTTTTATGACTAAATGGACGGAAAGAATGTCTCCATTGCCATGTGACATATTATTTATTCTTTCTATTTTAGTTTACTGTATAAACAATTATTATATAGAGATAAATAATAGTTTTGGATATTTAAGATATTTCTTATTATTTGCATTGCTGTTTATTGGGAGGACAATCTATAATTTTCCCAATCGTATTGTAAAACTATATACCTACATGTCATTGATACATGTGTTTGCCACTATATGGCTGAAATTTGATGCCTATTCGTATAAAAACATTATTGTCAAAATGTTTGATGCCAAGAGACAATCGTTGCTTTTAGCCCATTATGCACATGGATGGATATCTGGACTAGCAAATCATTATTCGTCTAATGGAATGTACCTAGCGACTACTATACCGCTATTGTTTTCGTACATATTATTTAGTGATTCAAATAGACGAAAAAAACAATTTAAGCTTTTGTTTTGCCTGGCATTTCTGGCCTTATTGTTTACAGGAAAGCGTGCTCATATGATTTTTTCTGTAATGGCAATGCTACTTGTCTATTATATTTATTCTGCAAATAAAAAGCACGGAAGATTTTTTAAAATTCTTACAATTGTAATTGGCGTTATAGGCTTCTTTTATATTGGATATTCATTGTTTCCAAACCTGTTTTCATTTATAGGTAGATTTTATGAGACAGCAGAGGATGGAGATGTAACACAGGGGAGATTAACAACATGGACTGCTGTTATGAGCGTATTTAGAACAAGCCCTCTCTTTGGAATTGGATGGATGCGGTTTAGCACATTAGCAGAAGGCTTTGGCGTTACGTCAAACGCACATAATGTTTATATTCAATTATTATGTGAAACCGGAATTGTTGGTTTCACTGTCTTTGTTGCTATGTTTGTTAGCATGTTTGCAATATCAGTGTGCTTGTTTTCTAAAATGAGAACTGGTCGAGTTGAGTTACCAGATGAAGAGCAAAAAAATATGGCGTTCTCAATTGGCATGCAATTGTTCTTCTTGTTATATTGTTTTTCTGGAAATCCATTATATGATGCACCTATGTTTGTGCCATATTTTCTTTCTTTAGGAATAACTACATATTATTGGTGCTTAGTGCGAACATTGAATAATACGGAGGATATAACATGAAGATCTGTTTTTTGAGTTTGAATCTCTTTATGCATGGAGGAATACAGAGGATTATTCCGAATATAATCAATGGGATGACAAAAGAACACGAAATAACAATTGTAATGCCATATTCTAATAAAGATAATAATATTTTTGGGTTAAATAATGAAATTAAGATAAAAAATTTAAATGACTTCCCAAGACATAACAAGTATACATTGATAGGAGCATTTTCTTTAGCTGTTTGGAAAATAAATAAAAGAATTGGAATTCTTAACAATGAAATTGGTGCAGATATATTGTTGAAAACGTTATATGCAACGAAGCAAAAGAAAGGATTAATTCAATATTTTAATGATAATTCGTTTGATATAATTATTGCATTGACCGATTATTATTCGCTGCTTCTTGCAATGATAGCGCCAGAATTAAAAGCAAAGACTATTGGATGGCAGCATAACACTTATGAAAGTTATTTTTTGATGAAAAATCGAAATAGCTATGGGCAGGAAGTGCTGTTTAAAAAGATGATGAAGAATCTGAACCATCTTATAGCTTTGACAGATGTAGACAAAGTTAAATTTTCAGAGAGTTTTGGGGTTGAAACAAGTACATTATATAACCCGGTTTCATTTGATATTTGTAATAAAGAGCCTCGAAAAGAAAATCCGCTTATTTTTGTTGGAAGAATATATCAGTATCAGAAGGGAATAGACTATTTAATAGATATTGTAGATGAAATAAGAAAAAAAAAGGAAAATGTTAAAATTGTTTTGGTGGGAGATGGTCCTGACAAAAAGAACTTGGAAGAAAATGTAGAGAAAAGAAATCTTCAAGATTGCATAAAGTTTGTTGGAATGTCATCAGATGTGGCGGAATACTATAAAAATGCATCCGTGTTTTTGCATACATCAAGATATGAGGGTTTTGGTGTTGTTCTTGTTGAGGCTATGGCGTTTGGTATTCCTGTTGTTGCATTTCATAATAATGGACCAGATGAAATAATTTCGAACGGAAAAAACGGTTTCTTGATAGAAAAGTATGA
This DNA window, taken from Qingrenia yutianensis, encodes the following:
- a CDS encoding Coenzyme F420 hydrogenase/dehydrogenase, beta subunit C-terminal domain; this encodes FRDKEKNGWPGDLKLVQKNTTEVLPKKMRSQVKDFFCHPRCIYCIDKLNRYVDISVGDNYTGENTYPMGSSCVIIRSDCGMKAYQSIKDTCVTYNTSIKKIVDSQEVLKRLENYRFTRFKFSKEKFQSVKLGLKFYYKLIKITFGNEFYGRQNVIKFFIKLDEIIKNAF
- a CDS encoding O-antigen ligase family protein; translated protein: MERNGLKISKNRLLLNLIFIYIISLGIWDSLTNIFIPNNIRIVLCSLSLFVLLFMTKWTERMSPLPCDILFILSILVYCINNYYIEINNSFGYLRYFLLFALLFIGRTIYNFPNRIVKLYTYMSLIHVFATIWLKFDAYSYKNIIVKMFDAKRQSLLLAHYAHGWISGLANHYSSNGMYLATTIPLLFSYILFSDSNRRKKQFKLLFCLAFLALLFTGKRAHMIFSVMAMLLVYYIYSANKKHGRFFKILTIVIGVIGFFYIGYSLFPNLFSFIGRFYETAEDGDVTQGRLTTWTAVMSVFRTSPLFGIGWMRFSTLAEGFGVTSNAHNVYIQLLCETGIVGFTVFVAMFVSMFAISVCLFSKMRTGRVELPDEEQKNMAFSIGMQLFFLLYCFSGNPLYDAPMFVPYFLSLGITTYYWCLVRTLNNTEDIT
- a CDS encoding glycosyltransferase, producing the protein MKICFLSLNLFMHGGIQRIIPNIINGMTKEHEITIVMPYSNKDNNIFGLNNEIKIKNLNDFPRHNKYTLIGAFSLAVWKINKRIGILNNEIGADILLKTLYATKQKKGLIQYFNDNSFDIIIALTDYYSLLLAMIAPELKAKTIGWQHNTYESYFLMKNRNSYGQEVLFKKMMKNLNHLIALTDVDKVKFSESFGVETSTLYNPVSFDICNKEPRKENPLIFVGRIYQYQKGIDYLIDIVDEIRKKKENVKIVLVGDGPDKKNLEENVEKRNLQDCIKFVGMSSDVAEYYKNASVFLHTSRYEGFGVVLVEAMAFGIPVVAFHNNGPDEIISNGKNGFLIEKYDITSFAEQVINLLEDDGLYRYISLNAKKRAEDFLPKKVTERFEEILTKVLLEEGVEMQ